Proteins encoded together in one Triticum dicoccoides isolate Atlit2015 ecotype Zavitan chromosome 7B, WEW_v2.0, whole genome shotgun sequence window:
- the LOC119340705 gene encoding probable serine/threonine-protein kinase At1g54610 — protein MPPQAPAPRREDDREQLVDGWPTWLLENVPREALQGIVPRSADAFDKIEKVGQGTYSNVYKARERGADGRLVALKKVRLDTMEPESVKFMAREMRILRRLDHPNIIRLDGIATSRMHRSIYLVFDFMYSDLARLIARPLTLPQIKCYMQQLLMGLQHCHERNILHRDIKGSNLLIDRAGVLKIGDLGLANYFGPGRRRPLTSRVVTLWYRAPELLLGATDYGVGIDLWSAGCLLAEMFSGKPLMPGRTEVEQLFKIFSLCGSPPDEYWRRMKLPATIRPPKTYKSTMAEKFAGMPPSALPLLTTLLALDPAARGTAAQALQSDFFSTPPLACDVADLPVVYKEEAADPTTPRDGRKSKPRQRSQKRRNSGKQRADRELSNGESPNPNKEEENRAEPLCLTIKLGPPLEERRLASRDAQGLAESAIVRASTSTTSQRFSVSPIRSFLPADEPQLRRANTYHATGDEHKGGAIAHRGVAIRSAT, from the exons ATGCCGCCGCAGGCGCCGGCGCCGCGGCGGGAGGACGACCGCGAGCAGCTGGTTGACGGGTGGCCGACGTGGCTGCTGGAGAACGTGCCGCGCGAGGCGCTGCAGGGGATCGTGCCCCGGAGCGCCGACGCGTTCGACAAGATCGAGAAGGTCGGGCAGGGCACGTACAGCAACGTGTACAAGGCCCGCGAGCGCGGCGCCGACGGCCGGCTCGTCGCGCTGAAGAAGGTCCGGCTCGACACCATGGAGCCGGAGAGCGTCAAGTTCATGGCCCGGGAGATGCGCATCCTCCGCCGGCTCGACCACCCCAACATCATCCGCCTCGACGGCATCGCCACCTCCCGCATGCACCGCAGCATCTACCTCGTCTTCGACTTCATGTACTCCGACCTCGCCCGCCTCATCGCCCGCCCTCTCACCCTGCCACAG ATCAAGTGCTACATGCAGCAGCTGCTGATGGGGCTGCAGCACTGCCACGAGCGCAACATCCTGCACCGGGACATCAAGGGCTCCAACCTGCTGATCGACCGCGCCGGCGTGCTCAAGATCGGCGACCTGGGCCTGGCCAACTACTTCGGGCCCGGGCGGCGCCGCCCGCTGACAAGCCGCGTGGTCACCCTCTGGTACCGCGCGCCGGAGCTGCTGCTAGGCGCAACCGACTACGGCGTGGGCATCGACCTCTGGAGCGCCGGCTGCCTGCTGGCCGAGATGTTCTCTGGCAAGCCGCTGATGCCCGGCAGGACGGAGGTGGAGCAGCTCTTCAAGATCTTCAGCCTCTGCGGGTCGCCGCCCGACGAGTACTGGCGGAGGATGAAGCTCCCGGCCACCATCCGCCCGCCCAAGACGTACAAGTCGACGATGGCGGAGAAGTTCGCCGGCATGCCGCCGTCGGCGCTCCCCCTGCTGACCACGCTCCTCGCCCTCGACCCCGCAGCCCGCGGCACCGCCGCCCAGGCTCTCCAGAGCGAC TTCTTCAGCACGCCGCCGTTGGCCTGCGACGTCGCCGACCTCCCCGTCGTGTACAAGGAGGAGGCTGCTGATCCGACCACCCCCCGCGACGGAAGGAA GTCCAAGCCGAGGCAGCGTTCCCAGAAGCGAAGGAACAGCGGCAAGCAGAGAGCTGATCGGGAGCTCTCCAATGGCGAATCTCCAAATCCAAACAAAGAG GAGGAGAACAGGGCCGAGCCTCTGTGCCTAACTATAAAATTGGGCCCACCATTAGAAGAACGACGTCTGGCATCAAGAGACGCACAGGGCCTGGCCGAGAGCGCCATCGTCAGGGCCTCCACCAGCACGACCTCACAACGGTTTTCAGTGAGCCCAATTCGGTCGTTCCTACCTGCGGATGAGCCGCAGCTGCGGAGGGCCAACACCTACCACGCCACCGGCGACGAGCACAAGGGCGGCGCCATCGCGCACCGCGGCGTGGCGATCAGATCGGCGACGTGA